In Camelina sativa cultivar DH55 chromosome 16, Cs, whole genome shotgun sequence, a single window of DNA contains:
- the LOC104749946 gene encoding tropinone reductase homolog At2g29360-like isoform X2: MERSFVHNQKMAKTRESLRENPRWSLGGMTALVTGGSKGIGEAVVEELAMLGARIHTCARDETQLQESLRKWQAKGFQVTTSVYDVSSRDQREKLMETVSSVFQGKLNILVNNVGTCIVKPTLKYTEEDFSVTMATNLESSFHLSQLAHPLLKASGSGSIVLISSVSGVVHVNGASIYGCVLGAMNQLGRNLACEWASDSIRVNSVCPWFIATPLVNEVLSNDEFRNEVESRAPVGRVGEANEVSSLVAFLCLPAASYITGQTICVDGGFTINGFSYKPLS; encoded by the exons ATGGAAAGATCTTTTGTTCATAATCAGAAAATGGCTAAAACAAGGGAAAGCTTGAGAGAGAATCCTAGATGGAGTCTTGGAGGCATGACTGCTCTTGTAACAGGTGGCTCCAAAGGCATCGG AGAAGCTGTGGTGGAGGAACTAGCTATGCTGGGAGCAAGAATCCACACATGTGCCAGAGATGAAACTCAACTTCAAGAAAGCTTACGTAAATGGCAAGCAAAAGGGTTTCAGGTTACCACTTCTGTCTACGACGTTTCTTCTCGTGACCAACGAGAGAAACTCATGGAAACCGTTTCTTCTGTATTCCAAGGGAAGCTCAACATCCTC GTAAACAATGTGGGAACGTGTATAGTAAAGCCGACGTTAAAGTATACAGAGGAGGATTTCTCAGTTACAATGGCTACAAATCTCGAGTCATCTTTTCATCTCTCACAACTCGCGCACCCTTTGTTAAAAGCATCTGGTTCAGGGAGCATCGTGCTCATATCCTCAGTATCTGGAGTTGTGCATGTGAATGGTGCATCCATCTACGGA TGTGTTTTAGGAGCTATGAATCAGCTAGGAAGAAACTTAGCATGCGAGTGGGCAAGTGACAGCATAAGGGTTAACTCTGTGTGTCCATGGTTCATAGCAACTCCTTTAGTTAACGAA GTTCTCAGTAATGATGAGTTCAGAAATGAAGTGGAGAGTAGGGCACCAGTGGGACGTGTTGGGGAAGCAAATGAAGTATCATCGCTTGTGGCATTTCTATGTCTTCCTGCAGCTTCTTATATAACAGGCCAAACTATATGTGTTGATGGAGGGTTCACTATTAATGGCTTCTCTTACAAGCCTCTGTCTTAA
- the LOC104749946 gene encoding tropinone reductase homolog At2g29360-like isoform X1, protein MERSFVHNQKMAKTRESLRENPRWSLGGMTALVTGGSKGIGEAVVEELAMLGARIHTCARDETQLQESLRKWQAKGFQVTTSVYDVSSRDQREKLMETVSSVFQGKLNILVNNVGTCIVKPTLKYTEEDFSVTMATNLESSFHLSQLAHPLLKASGSGSIVLISSVSGVVHVNGASIYGVSKGAMNQLGRNLACEWASDSIRVNSVCPWFIATPLVNEVLSNDEFRNEVESRAPVGRVGEANEVSSLVAFLCLPAASYITGQTICVDGGFTINGFSYKPLS, encoded by the exons ATGGAAAGATCTTTTGTTCATAATCAGAAAATGGCTAAAACAAGGGAAAGCTTGAGAGAGAATCCTAGATGGAGTCTTGGAGGCATGACTGCTCTTGTAACAGGTGGCTCCAAAGGCATCGG AGAAGCTGTGGTGGAGGAACTAGCTATGCTGGGAGCAAGAATCCACACATGTGCCAGAGATGAAACTCAACTTCAAGAAAGCTTACGTAAATGGCAAGCAAAAGGGTTTCAGGTTACCACTTCTGTCTACGACGTTTCTTCTCGTGACCAACGAGAGAAACTCATGGAAACCGTTTCTTCTGTATTCCAAGGGAAGCTCAACATCCTC GTAAACAATGTGGGAACGTGTATAGTAAAGCCGACGTTAAAGTATACAGAGGAGGATTTCTCAGTTACAATGGCTACAAATCTCGAGTCATCTTTTCATCTCTCACAACTCGCGCACCCTTTGTTAAAAGCATCTGGTTCAGGGAGCATCGTGCTCATATCCTCAGTATCTGGAGTTGTGCATGTGAATGGTGCATCCATCTACGGAGTAAGTAAAG GAGCTATGAATCAGCTAGGAAGAAACTTAGCATGCGAGTGGGCAAGTGACAGCATAAGGGTTAACTCTGTGTGTCCATGGTTCATAGCAACTCCTTTAGTTAACGAA GTTCTCAGTAATGATGAGTTCAGAAATGAAGTGGAGAGTAGGGCACCAGTGGGACGTGTTGGGGAAGCAAATGAAGTATCATCGCTTGTGGCATTTCTATGTCTTCCTGCAGCTTCTTATATAACAGGCCAAACTATATGTGTTGATGGAGGGTTCACTATTAATGGCTTCTCTTACAAGCCTCTGTCTTAA
- the LOC104749946 gene encoding tropinone reductase homolog At2g29360-like isoform X3: MERSFVHNQKMAKTRESLRENPRWSLGGMTALVTGGSKGIGEAVVEELAMLGARIHTCARDETQLQESLRKWQAKGFQVTTSVYDVSSRDQREKLMETVSSVFQGKLNILVNNVGTCIVKPTLKYTEEDFSVTMATNLESSFHLSQLAHPLLKASGSGSIVLISSVSGVVHVNGASIYGEL, from the exons ATGGAAAGATCTTTTGTTCATAATCAGAAAATGGCTAAAACAAGGGAAAGCTTGAGAGAGAATCCTAGATGGAGTCTTGGAGGCATGACTGCTCTTGTAACAGGTGGCTCCAAAGGCATCGG AGAAGCTGTGGTGGAGGAACTAGCTATGCTGGGAGCAAGAATCCACACATGTGCCAGAGATGAAACTCAACTTCAAGAAAGCTTACGTAAATGGCAAGCAAAAGGGTTTCAGGTTACCACTTCTGTCTACGACGTTTCTTCTCGTGACCAACGAGAGAAACTCATGGAAACCGTTTCTTCTGTATTCCAAGGGAAGCTCAACATCCTC GTAAACAATGTGGGAACGTGTATAGTAAAGCCGACGTTAAAGTATACAGAGGAGGATTTCTCAGTTACAATGGCTACAAATCTCGAGTCATCTTTTCATCTCTCACAACTCGCGCACCCTTTGTTAAAAGCATCTGGTTCAGGGAGCATCGTGCTCATATCCTCAGTATCTGGAGTTGTGCATGTGAATGGTGCATCCATCTACGGA GAGCTATGA